The Raphanus sativus cultivar WK10039 chromosome 2, ASM80110v3, whole genome shotgun sequence genome includes a region encoding these proteins:
- the LOC108842481 gene encoding uncharacterized protein LOC108842481, translating to MSEEPQKTSPSASQQPSPSDKKPDDSGIKPQNPDRAPMYPGLNPGHYDEQTNRGAGIYAVPVHHHQFGSLPSNYLIPLTYNLPTARPSNGTEAGGENQAQAGQGQQPQQPAQQQQRQVVVRRFEIAFQLDIFLILKLAAVIFLFNQDGSRQRLAVLVIFATIIYLYQTGALAPFVRWLSQGMHRAAVPPPRPQPPVAARADNDPAAAVPLNGDAVPEGQENEGENGNRANANENVDARQQGNQWWGIVKEIQMIVFGFITSLLPGFHNID from the exons atgtcGGAAGAACCCCAGAAGACGTCTCCTTCAGCTTCACAGCAACCTTCTCCTTCTGATAAGAAACCCGATGATTCTGGGATCAAGCCTCAG AATCCAGATCGAGCTCCAATGTATCCAGGATTGAATCCAGGGCATTACGATGAACAAACGAACCGGGGAGCTGGGATCTATGCGGTTCCTGTGCATCATCATCAATTTGGATCTCTTCCCTCTAATTATCTTATCCCTCTCACTTACAATCTTCCCAC AGCTAGACCAAGCAATGGGACTGAGGCTGGGGGAGAGAACCAAGCCCAAGCTGGGCAAGGTCAGCAGCCGCAACAGCCtgcacaacaacaacaaaggcAAGTTGTTGTACGGAGATTCGAGATCGCCTTTCAGCTTGACATATTCCTCATTCTCAAGCTTGCTGCTGTCATCTTTCTCTTCAACCAAGATGGTTCGAGACAGAGGCTTGCTGTCCTTGTGATTTTCGCTACCATCATCTACTT ATACCAAACTGGAGCCCTTGCACCTTTTGTCCGATGGCTCTCACAAGGTATGCATAGAGCCGCTGTACCACCACCTCGACCTCAACCACCTGTTGCTGCCAGAGCTGATAATGACCCCGCTGCTGCTGTCCCACTTAACGGAGATGCGGTCCCCG AGGGACAAGAGAATGAAGGTGAAAACGGGAACAGAGCAAACGCAAACGAAAATGTGGATGCAAGACAACAGGGGAATCAATGGTGGGGAATAGTCAAAGAGATTCAGATGATAGTTTTCGGCTTCATAACTTCACTTCTCCCTGGCTTCCACAACATAGATTAG